atgaacaaatggcccttgagccaattaggaaacaatttccctctttgttgttggcccattatatggatgatattcttaTGTGCCATAAGGAATTAGTTATTTTGCAgacctcataccctttattacTAAAAACCCTGGGACAGTGGGGCCTACATATTGCTACTGAGAAGGTTCAAATTGGCTCCTTTCTAGGGacagttatttacccagaaaaaatagttcctcagaaattagagattcgcagaaaccatttgcacactttgaatgattttcaaaaattattgggtgatataaattggttgagacaattcctgaaaattccctctgctgaGTTAAAACCTTTgattgatattttggaaggggatgctcatatttcctcaccaagagccttaacaccggctgcaagccacgccctacaagtggtagaaaatgccttacaagatgcccagctaaaacgcatagatgaaaccaaagcctttgacttatgtgtttttaaaactagatacttaccaactgctgtgttatggcaggaggggcccttgttatgggttcattccaatgcttctcctgcaaagattattgaatggtatccagatgcagttgctcagcttgcccttcatgggctaaaagcagccattacccattttggaagggaacctagggttttaatagtgccttatactgcccatcaagtccaaatattaactgctacctctgatgtttgggcggtgttggtcacttcctttaatggtcagatagataatcactatcccaaacatcccattttgcaacttgctttaactcaagctattgtatttccacGCATTTTATCTCAGGAACCACTcctagatggaatggtagtttatacagacgggtcaaaaacaggagtgggtgcctatgtggttaataagaaagtcacatccaaacaataccataaaacctcacctcaaattgtggaatgtttagtggtgtcagaggttctggaaatttttccaggtcccttaaatattgtttcagattccttctatgtggttaatgcagtaaaggCATTAGAAGtagctgggttaattaagacatccagtagacttgtagaagtttttcaaaagattcaccttaccttggttaatagaagattccctgtttttattaaacatattagggctcactcaggtctaccgggacccatgtcccgaggaaatgacctggcagatcgagccacaaagttgattacgattgccctttcaccaaaattagacttggctaaagactttcataaaagatttcatgtgacagctgagacgttaTGTCGTCgatttgacataactagaaaagaagCTAAagatatagtgactcaatgtcaaaattgctgtcaattcttacctgtgcctcatgttggaattaaccctTGAGGAATCCGGCCACTACAGATTTGGCAAATgtatgttactcacatcccatcttttggcaaattgcaatatttacatgtttccactgatacttgttctggaattatatttgcttctccattagccAGAGAAAaagcggcccatgttattcagcattgtctcgaggcatggagtgcctggggaaagcctaaaattcttaaaactgacaatggaccagcttacacttctcaaaagtttggacaattctgtCGCCAAATGGGAGTGACCCATCTGAcgggtctcccttataaccctcaaggacaaggcattatagaacgggctcatcgcactctcaagtcttatttaataaaacaaaaagggggagttgaggaggctctaccctcagtgccacgagtaaccatctctatagcactctttactcttaattttctaaatctggacagTCAGAGCCATACGGCGGCTGACCATCATTGTTTAGAGCCTGATaggccaaaggagatggtcaaatggaaagatgtcctgactggtcaatggaaaggcccggatcccattttaataagatccaggggagctgtttgtgtttttccacaggaggaAGATAACCCGTTCTGGTTACCTGAAAGATTGACGAGAAAGATCCTAGCACCTGGAAATGAACCGATGGATTCCTTGGAAGTTAATTCCAGTTCTCACAATGATTCTCcagaattgggttcctagtatatgtGGAGAATATCGTTGGGCTATTCTATCTgcctttccaaaacctatgccggtCAGACATGATGCAGCAGTTTTTCCTAAAATCTTTACAACAAATAAGACTCTAGATCTGCCCTATTTGCCATATGACCCTACAAGGGCCCCATTAGGTGAGAATCGCTCCTTGCCAGAACGaggctctctttgttttcaaacaactgaGGACAGAGACTGTATACCTCTCTTGAGGAGGGCTTTGGGGTGGTTTTATGATAAGAGAGGATGGGTGAAACTGACAATTAAGGGAAACAATAACCATACTGAGTTCTCACAATCCTTTTGGCAACCGGCTGTTTGGCTAAAcgggacatttttaccacccaACTTCTCAGATGGGGAGCACCCCCGTCAACCCAAAGTCTCCCCTCTTTGTAGCgtagaagatgagggaggaattCTGCCCTGGTCTGAATGTCAGTCACGTATAACACGATGGGCAGATACCAATaggactttctctttctcacccaaCATGATGTTGGACCCCAAAGCTGATACGGCAATGAGAGAAGGCCCTCTCTTATAATATGAGCATGATGTTGGGGTCCAACATCATGTTATGAGAAGGCCCTCTCTCATAACATGATGTTGGACCCCAAAGCTGATACGGTAATGAGAGAAGGCCCTCTCTCATAATATGAACCCTTTTCACAAATGGCTACTCTGTGGAATTAATGGTAGTTGTACTGCTCTTAACCCCCTAGTATTTCTTCAAGGTGGGGCGGCTGGAAGGCCATCCTTTATGGGAGTTATTAATCAACCATGGTGAAGCAGGAAGGTGATCAGGCTCCACAATTAAcaaatgtaactcagttggtcaCCGGAGTGAATAAAACCCTGATTAATCAGACAGATTTTTTACCTATCCCTGTCTGTGTTTATCcccctttcttgtttattctttcaaataattcatttatagacTGCACCAACAAGACTTGTGAAATGTCTCCATGCTGGAATACCCGATGGGCGTCCCAGGCCATGGTTGCTAGAGTTCCACGATggattccagttccagtggagacCCCCTCTACCTTGTCCCTATTTCGACAGAAAAGAGACTTCGGAATTACTGCAACCATTGTAACGGCTATATCTCTTGCAGCCGTTGCTGCGACCACTGCTGGATTTGCCATGGCTACAACAGTACAAACAAGTACAACACTCAACCAGTTATCAGCTACAGTTGCGGAGGCTATGAATACCCATGCATCTGCTACAGCCCAGTTTAAAGGTGGGCTGATGGTTGTTAACCAGCACCTTGATTTAGTGGATGAGAGATTAGACATCCTCTTTCAATTGGCCCAATTgggatgtgaaagaaagaaagcttggaGTGCTTTGCATTACTAGCGTAcagtatgaaaattttactcgagctgccaatttgtctagaaaattgtctctaTATCTTACAGGAAACTGGTCTGAAGGATTTGAGGAAACCATGGAGTCATTGAGAGCAGCGATTGTGACCATCAACTTAACACGAGTTGACCTGTCGCTGACTGAAGGATTTTCCTTCTGGATCTCTTcggccttttccttctttaaggagTGGGCGGGAGTAgtcctgtttggtacagccctatgctGTGGTTTAGTGTTCATGCTCTGGTTGGTCTGCAAGTAGaccaaaaacgtgacaaggccgtcATTGCCCAGGCGCTTATGGCCATGGAACAGGGAGCCAATCCAGCAGTGTGGTTATCTAtgctgaggaaaaactgaatCTACATCTCCAAGTAGCGGTGAAAAGTTGCCTTTACTGCTTAGCCACGAACAGCCTTTGCACCCCATCGAGGCTTCGCCTCATTGCACTGGGATAGGTGTTTCTGGCCTTTACTGGGCCTCTAACGTGAGCCCTTGAGGAGTGCCGTATTACCAGTTGAGGTTGTCAAGTGAGCACTCGATAAGGAATGTTCCACGgacgtggatagatttcccgaaaacatgcctgattgcacaaaggtttgacgCCATAGCCCCCTCTATGCACACGGATGGCCACCGGGTGTCATGGAGAGGAGGCCTCCTTTCCCCAACAAAaggcattgggatgggtatggggaGTATTACTCATTGtgcgatgacaagagaagaaacccattacaatttctccatttgcacaggggatcaggcctctttttttccctcactgtacagttACACTCAGATACAACTGATTCACCCTAcccaattaataaaacaaaaagggggagatgtagagagccgcGCCCGGGCTTACGAATAATCGCTATTGCAGGGTGTCGTCCACATCCGCTGATGATTTTGGTGGATAGGTTCCATGCGCATGCGCAAGGGCTAGGAGCGCGCCAACTCACGGCCCAACCCGGGGCATCATATGGGTaatgagcgaacagccaatcaagtatgtacaCGCCACTTTAAGGACTATTTAGCTGGCACCGTTTGGggttctttgtcttcctctttccatcacaataaatgcttgctgcagaaggatcctggtgccctcatgcgttcttgctggcgagaCGATTGCGCGGGTTACAGATAACTTTGTTGGAAACTACAGACCCTAAGAAACTAAAATACAAAGAGGGTCCAAGGGGgcatgcttgaatctcactgagaagaggGGAGATTTTATTAGGCCATACTCCTTACATAGATATTATAATGCTTATATTATCTGTATTTTTAGCAAATGCTTTAAATAACTATTAATCATGTTTAGAAATTGCTGGCCTAACCCATCTTCAACAATGGATGGTCATATCTAGCTACTATAttaatgtgtctttaaaaacattaaaagtggcccctctctgcttggtctaggggcagaagtcccctcttttaggttgggtggagatgggacttgggagcaccctggatagagtaacatcctcatctagagtctcatggtcctccatagctaagttatgataatgtatctgaatagattttgctatcagattatctattagttgtttcacaaagttagtcagcgtatttaaggcccagggaacaaagaaaataagcaaaaataacccaattaatggtcccaagatggaaggaagtagggttaacaatcatggagaggttgaagatcAATTCTTGtgcaagctctcatttttctctttctctctgtcttttctcaagaccttctctggcctttttcatgctctctttaatcatccctgttttgtctatgtaaaagcagcattcttctttgaGGGATGTatacagtctagagctgtacacagtcttttctattgtaaaagagaaaatcaagtctaaTAAActcctttgcaattttgggggattgcatcagacagcaaaatgagggatttcttcagattagtgatgtcaatctctagctgtttgatgtccttgtcaaaggcccattgaagGTCTAAGTAGTGTAAGTCTGAAGTCCAgaatcaggattagaactcctaacagcagacatcacgggtgattcatttttacctggaaaggaaaaaagaagggaattctcagggaaatttctcttccctggatgtcaactgttattcatcttatttataattgggcctggttttgtgggggtatctatttaattcattaatctctttggcagccatttagctataccttctgtggtatcaaacaggcatatcaatcctcggccccatataggaactgggtcctggccattcgaTTCaagggtaaaagggtccttccacatagttgtggcattgtttttattggtctcagcaatgccaaaGGCAATCAACGGCAGATTTGccgtgagctttcagttttagaaagttaagagtaaacaaggcttgctccttccaccctcagagagtcatgaagacactatttaaagaaatataattatttattaataatttcttttattaaaggactattataaaacagccaacaattgattaatctatatatcaattaatgagagcttcttctactttttgtaaaattacttcttttttgtcaattaattgttgagggaaattagaatttgcatctctcttgagaatattatttttttttgccagaccaattatctgtttttttattggatattttacatatttacctttcactgttatctcctcttcctttctcccccaaaaccccttatcccatacctccACTTCCAAtatttatgagggtgtgctcccaccattctcccaatcccgcctccctgctcttgcattccccaacactatggatccaatctttcgggGACCATggctctccacttccactgttgcctaatgaggccaccctcagttaactatacaagtggagccatgagtccctccctttctgttctcaggctggaggtttagaccctgggagctctggttgagtattttgctactccttctaaaaaacaaacaaacaaacaaacaaaaaacaaaacaaacaaacaaacaaaaaaccaaagcacccacactttggttttccttcctcctcttgagtttcatgtggtctatgcattgtgtgttaggtattgtgagcttttgggctaatattcacctaccagtgagtgcatgccagaaccccctctgtctggcgatctgaatttttgcttaggctgtgaggtaagcactgcaagggaatataaataaaagttaaaaatatgtttctgggttcccagagggacaagcctgactgcataggggttgatgtcaaaagtatcccctctgcaagaaaaagacattgggatgggtatggccctcatgcctcactagacaatgacaggaggactggagccattacaaggtcccctttaattactggaggtcaggcctctatccccaccttggcaagattagaattgccatagcccttctatacttggagaagggaggagatatcACGGgtagccctgcttatacactaaaggcctaaaatcagccataagcctaaaatcagccataggcctgacatacatgcctgctaacacaaagtcttgggtctctatggaaaaacactgaaacagatgtctatattgtaaacaggcagcttttgtggaaatctaccagcctgagcagtcatagaccttgtaaataggaagccttggtggatagtaccaaattagataaggacaagtgaatcataggcagaggcATAGTGACCTGACCCTTGAACCTTCatcagctgataccctgttctgaaagatatctgtactcctcctgaacacctatgctcctgtgtcatccccttccccacatcctgcattttcgtgcttataacccctgtgttaaaaagtaaaaaattatgatttgataataataagaaaaaaagaaagaaataacacacagtgtccccctggctctgctgacttagcttctgacaatccattttcttgttctcagaaatactttgaattataaaacgttattgtggtttttgttagtatgctgggtaaaataatttttattgatttcattttaaacttcaaagtttgtagtgagttaaaatgtccttcaacataattatatgtcatatttattttcatattgtaaaatacTAGTttatctgttgaacattttaaaaaactggattcctttttgagaatttcatatatgagcactgtatt
The sequence above is drawn from the Arvicanthis niloticus isolate mArvNil1 chromosome 20, mArvNil1.pat.X, whole genome shotgun sequence genome and encodes:
- the LOC143435228 gene encoding uncharacterized protein LOC143435228 isoform X2 translates to MNRWIPWKLIPVLTMILQNWVPSICGEYRWAILSAFPKPMPVRHDAAVFPKIFTTNKTLDLPYLPYDPTRAPLAVAATTAGFAMATTVQTSTTLNQLSATVAEAMNTHASATAQFKGNWSEGFEETMESLRAAIVTINLTRVDLSLTEGFSFWISSAFSFFKEWAGVVLFGTALCCGLVFMLWLVCK
- the LOC143435228 gene encoding uncharacterized protein LOC143435228 isoform X3; the encoded protein is MIAWVTAGAETRECREASPPPVPRRPSVIAERIQNCRTKEEDNPFWLPERLTRKILAPGNEPMDSLEPLLRPLLDLPWLQQYKQVQHSTSYQLQLRRL
- the LOC143435228 gene encoding uncharacterized protein LOC143435228 isoform X1, with protein sequence MVKQEGDQAPQLTNVTQLVTGVNKTLINQTDFLPIPVCVYPPFLFILSNNSFIDCTNKTCEMSPCWNTRWASQAMVARVPRWIPVPVETPSTLSLFRQKRDFGITATIVTAISLAAVAATTAGFAMATTVQTSTTLNQLSATVAEAMNTHASATAQFKGNWSEGFEETMESLRAAIVTINLTRVDLSLTEGFSFWISSAFSFFKEWAGVVLFGTALCCGLVFMLWLVCK